Proteins from one Triticum aestivum cultivar Chinese Spring chromosome 7A, IWGSC CS RefSeq v2.1, whole genome shotgun sequence genomic window:
- the LOC123148857 gene encoding 2-oxoglutarate-dependent dioxygenase 33 isoform X1, which translates to MIADPAVTPLTSPHLTCHRPPYPEPQIPLCSRVSLASPNNMGSDFKAIPLIDISPLVEKIDDPAMAGDEGLLDVVRMLDDACREAGFFYVKGHGISESLMTEVRDITRKFFHLPREEKLKIKMTPQSGYRGYQRVGENVTKGKPDMHEAIDCYTPIEPGRYGDLAKPMEGSNLWPDYPSNFDALLENYISLLRDLSRKIMRGIALALGAPLDAFEGGVAGDAFWVLRLIGYPISDDIPQEERTDIGCGAHTDYGLLTLVNQDDDICALEVRNQSGEWIYAKPVPGTFVCNIGDMLKVWSNGIYQPTLHRVVNNSPRYRVSVAFFYESNFDAAVEPVEFCREKTGGVAKYEKVVYGEHLVQKVLTNFVM; encoded by the exons ATGATTGCTGATCCTGCCGTCACGCCACTCACCTCACCTCATCTCACCTGCCATCGCCCCCCTTATCCCGAACCCCAAATCCCTCTCTGTTCTCGGGTCTCTCTCGCCTCGCCGAACAACATGGGCTCCGACTTCAAGGCCATCCCTCTGATCG ATATCAGCCCGCTCGTCGAGAAGATCGATGACCCTGCCATGGCCGGCGACGAGGGTCTGCTCGACGTCGTCCGGATGCTGGACGACGCTTGCAGGGAGGCCGGGTTCTTCTATGTG AAAGGCCATGGGATTTCAGAGTCGCTAATGACGGAAGTCAGGGATATCACACGCAAATTCTTTCACCTCCCTCGTGAGGAAAAACTGAAGATCAAAATGACACCTCAGAGTGGATATAG AGGGTATCAGAGAGTGGGAGAAAATGTTACCAAGGGTAAACCTGATATGCATGAAGCAATTGAT TGCTACACGCCTATCGAACCGGGCAGATATGGAGATCTTGCTAAACCAATGGAAGGATCTAATTTGTG GCCAGATTACCCATCAAATTTTGACGCGCTGCTGGAAAACTATATAAGCCTTCTACGAG ATCTTTCAAGGAAGATCATGAGAGGCATAGCCTTGGCACTGGGTGCGCCGTTGGATGCCTTCGAAGGCGGAGTGGCGGGCGATGCTTTCTGGGTTCTCAGGTTAATTGGCTATCCAATCTCAGATGACATCCCACAAGAGGAGCGCACTGATATTGGATG TGGAGCTCATACAGATTATG GTCTTCTGACATTAGTGAATCAGGATGATGATATCTGTGCTCTTGAG GTCAGAAACCAGTCCGGTGAGTGGATATACGCCAAGCCGGTCCCGGGAACCTTCGTTTGCAACATCGGGGACATGCTGAAG GTTTGGTCGAATGGGATATACCAGCCCACGCTCCACAGAGTCGTCAACAACTCCCCTCGCTACCGTGTATCTGTCGCCTTCTTCTATGAG TCGAACTTCGACGCTGCGGTGGAACCTGTAGAGTTCTGCCGGGAGAAGACGGGCGGCGTTGCCAAGTATGAGAAGGTGGTGTATGGGGAGCACCTAGTGCAGAAAGTCCTCACCAACTTCGTCATGTAA
- the LOC123148857 gene encoding 2-oxoglutarate-dependent dioxygenase 33 isoform X2, producing the protein MIADPAVTPLTSPHLTCHRPPYPEPQIPLCSRVSLASPNNMGSDFKAIPLIDISPLVEKIDDPAMAGDEGLLDVVRMLDDACREAGFFYVCYTPIEPGRYGDLAKPMEGSNLWPDYPSNFDALLENYISLLRDLSRKIMRGIALALGAPLDAFEGGVAGDAFWVLRLIGYPISDDIPQEERTDIGCGAHTDYGLLTLVNQDDDICALEVRNQSGEWIYAKPVPGTFVCNIGDMLKVWSNGIYQPTLHRVVNNSPRYRVSVAFFYESNFDAAVEPVEFCREKTGGVAKYEKVVYGEHLVQKVLTNFVM; encoded by the exons ATGATTGCTGATCCTGCCGTCACGCCACTCACCTCACCTCATCTCACCTGCCATCGCCCCCCTTATCCCGAACCCCAAATCCCTCTCTGTTCTCGGGTCTCTCTCGCCTCGCCGAACAACATGGGCTCCGACTTCAAGGCCATCCCTCTGATCG ATATCAGCCCGCTCGTCGAGAAGATCGATGACCCTGCCATGGCCGGCGACGAGGGTCTGCTCGACGTCGTCCGGATGCTGGACGACGCTTGCAGGGAGGCCGGGTTCTTCTATGTG TGCTACACGCCTATCGAACCGGGCAGATATGGAGATCTTGCTAAACCAATGGAAGGATCTAATTTGTG GCCAGATTACCCATCAAATTTTGACGCGCTGCTGGAAAACTATATAAGCCTTCTACGAG ATCTTTCAAGGAAGATCATGAGAGGCATAGCCTTGGCACTGGGTGCGCCGTTGGATGCCTTCGAAGGCGGAGTGGCGGGCGATGCTTTCTGGGTTCTCAGGTTAATTGGCTATCCAATCTCAGATGACATCCCACAAGAGGAGCGCACTGATATTGGATG TGGAGCTCATACAGATTATG GTCTTCTGACATTAGTGAATCAGGATGATGATATCTGTGCTCTTGAG GTCAGAAACCAGTCCGGTGAGTGGATATACGCCAAGCCGGTCCCGGGAACCTTCGTTTGCAACATCGGGGACATGCTGAAG GTTTGGTCGAATGGGATATACCAGCCCACGCTCCACAGAGTCGTCAACAACTCCCCTCGCTACCGTGTATCTGTCGCCTTCTTCTATGAG TCGAACTTCGACGCTGCGGTGGAACCTGTAGAGTTCTGCCGGGAGAAGACGGGCGGCGTTGCCAAGTATGAGAAGGTGGTGTATGGGGAGCACCTAGTGCAGAAAGTCCTCACCAACTTCGTCATGTAA